The genomic window AAATCGAGCAAGCTGTTAATGAACATTCACCTGATGTAATTGTGTTGCCGGAATTATGGACAACAGGCTATGACTTAGCTAGACTAGATGACATTGCTGATAGCGAAGGGCTTGAAACGAAAAGGGTATTATCAGCGCTTGCTAAGAGGCACAGTGTGAATATAGTTGCTGGATCCATAGCAATGCAACATACTAATTATTCTGTCACGAACACAATGTTTGTGTTTAATCGCGAAGGTGAGGTAATTGGTGAATATAGTAAGCTGCATCTTTTTAAACTGATGAATGAACACAAATATTTACATGCAGGTAACAAGCTTGGAATGTTTGCAGTTGAAGGGCAACAAGCAGCAGGTGTGATTTGCTATGACATCCGTTTTCCGGAGTGGATACGTCTTCATGCGACAACAGGCGCTACGATAATTTTTGTTGTAGCACAATGGCCATTACCAAGATTGTATCACTGGCGCCAGTTATTAATTAGCCGGGCGATAGAAAATCAGTGTTATATCGTAGCTTGTAATCGTGCCGGAAAAGATCCTGATAATGTGTTTGCTGGTCATTCAATGGTGATTGATCCTTGGGGAGATGTGTTGGTAGAGGCGGACGCTGAAGAGGCAATTATTTCGACCGAGATAAATATCTCTAAGGTGAAGAAAGTACGAGATCAAATACCAATTTTTACAGACCGTCGTCCAGAGTTATATTAATATTTTCAGAAATATTTAACTACATTTGATGTTTCCATACAAACAGGACTTTCTATTCATATAGAAGAAAGAGATGCAAATGAAATTATTACAATCCAAGGATGCAAATAGCTCCCGATAGTGTGAATGTATATAATCCAGCTTTTGATGTCACTCCTAATGAGTTAATTACGGCAATTATAACGGAGAAGGGAATTATTAAGGGGAATTTCAATCAAAAATAAAAAGAATATTATCATAGAGTCGGTGTTTGTGCCGACTTTCTTCTATATAATAATAATGGTATCTGCTGTTTCGGAATAAACTGTTGACATTGCAATGAGAAATTGATATTATTATATACGTTGCTTACGAAACAAGCAGCAAAAAAATAACAGCGAAAAAAGTTGTTGACAATCGCAAAGTTATTTTGATATAATATAAAAGTTCCCTTGAGGAATGAAGCTCTTGAGGAATGAAGCTCTTTGAAAACTAAACAAAACCAAGCGCTAAAACGTTTCTATATATAGAAACAAAACAAGCGACTTTAAAGTCGCAAAAAGAATTGCCAGATGTAAAATTTGAGCAAGTCAAACTTCTTTTCGGAGAGTTTGATCCTGGCTCAGGACGAACGCTGGCGGCGTGCCTAATACATGCAAGTCGAGCGAACCACTTCGGTGGTTAGCGGCGGACGGGTGAGTAACACGTGGGCAACCTGCCTATGAGACTGGGATAACTTCGGGAAACCGGAGCTAATACCGGATAACATTTATCTTTGCCTGAAGATAAATTGAAAGATGGCTTTTAGCTATCACTTATAGATGGGCCCGCGGCGCATTAGCTAGTTGGTGAGGTAATGGCTCACCAAGGCCACGATGCGTAGCCGACCTGAGAGGGTGATCGGTCACACTGGGACTGAGACACGGCCCAGACTCCTACGGGAGGCAGCAGTAGGGAATCTTCCACAATGGACGAAAGTCTGATGGAGCAACGCCGCGTGAGTGAAGAAGGTTTTCGGATCGTAAAACTCTGTTGTTAGGGAAGAACAAGTACCGTTCGAATAGGGCGGTACCTTGACGGTACCTAACGAGAAAGCCACGGCTAACTACGTGCCAGCAGCCGCGGTAATACGTAGGTGGCAAGCGTTGTCCGGAATTATTGGGCGTAAAGCGCGCGCAGGCGGTCCTTTAAGTCTGATGTGAAAGCCCACGGCTCAACCGTGGAGGGTCATTGGAAACTGGAGGACTTGAGTGCAGAAGAGGAGAGTGGAATTCCACGTGTAGCGGTGAAATGCGTAGATATGTGGAGGAACACCAGTGGCGAAGGCGACTCTCTGGTCTGTAACTGACGCTGAGGCGCGAAAGCGTGGGGAGCGAACAGGATTAGATACCCTGGTAGTCCACGCCGTAAACGATGAGTGCTAAGTGTTGGAGGGTTTCCGCCCTTCAGTGCTGCAGCAAACGCATTAAGCACTCCGCCTGGGGAGTACGGTCGCAAGACTGAAACTCAAAGGAATTGACGGGGGCCCGCACAAGCGGTGGAGCATGTGGTTTAATTCGAAGCAACGCGAAGAACCTTACCAGGTCTTGACATCCCTATGCCCGCCCTAGAGATAGGGTTTTCCCTTCGGGGACATAGGTGACAGGTGGTGCATGGTTGTCGTCAGCTCGTGTCGTGAGATGTTGGGTTAAGTCCCGCAACGAGCGCAACCCTTGATCTTAGTTGCCAGCATTCAGTTGGGCACTCTAAGGTGACTGCCGGTGACAAACCGGAGGAAGGTGGGGATGACGTCAAATCATCATGCCCCTTATGACCTGGGCTACACACGTGCTACAATGGATGGTACAAAGGGCTGCAAAACCGCGAGGTTGAGCGAATCCCATAAAACCATTCTCAGTTCGGATTGTAGGCTGCAACTCGCCTACATGAAGCTGGAATCGCTAGTAATCGCGGATCAGCATGCCGCGGTGAATACGTTCCCGGGCCTTGTACACACCGCCCGTCACACCACGAGAGTTTGTAACACCCGAAGTCGGTGGGGTAACCGTAAGGAGCCAGCCGCCTAAGGTGGGACAGATGATTGGGGTGAAGTCGTAACAAGGTAGCCGTATCGGAAGGTGCGGCTGGATCACCTCCTTTCTAAGGATTATTACGGAACATCTACCTTACGGTAGATGAAGCGCTTTGGTTTTGTTTAGTTTTGAGAGAGCTATTAACTCTCAAAGATAGTTCCTTGAAAACTAGATAACGATAAACAACGACATCCAAAACCAATATAGGTTTAATTAGTAATGCCTCTTTTAACTTGTTTGTCGCAAAGTTAAAAGAACTGATTTATAAACACGATCAATGATCGTAGGTTAAGTTAGGAAGGGCGCACGGTGGATGCCTTGGCACTAGGAGCCGATGAAGGACGGGACTAACACCGATATGCTTCGGGGAGCTGTAAGTAAGCTTTGATCCGGAGATTTCCGAATGGGGAAACCCACTGTTCGTAATGGAACAGTATCTACACCTGAATACATAGGGTGATGAAGGCAGACCCGGGGAACTGAAACATCTAAGTACCCGGAGGAAGAGAAAGCAAATGCGATTCCCTGAGTAGCGGCGAGCGAAACGGGATTAGCCCAAACCAAGAGGCTTGCCTCTTGGGGTTGTAGGACACTCTATACGGAGTTACAAAGGAACGAAGTAAATGAAGCGACCTGGAAAGGTCCGTCAAAGAAGGTAACAACCCTGTAGTTGAAACTTCGTTCCCTCCAGAGTGGATCCTGAGTACGGCCGGACACGTGAAATCCGGTCGGAAGCAGGGAGGACCATCTCCCAAGGCTAAATACTCCCTAGTGACCGATAGTGAACCAGTACCGTGAGGGAAAGGTGAAAAGCACCCCGGAAGGGGAGTGAAAGAGATCCTGAAACCGTGTGCCTACAACAAGTCAGAGCCCGTTAATGGGTGATGGCGTGCCTTTTGTAGAATGAACCGGCGAGTTACGATTACGTGCAAGGTTAAGCTGAATAGGCGGAGCCGCAGCGAAAGCGAGTCTGAATAGGGCGAATTAGTACGTGGTCGTAGACCCGAAACCAGGTGATCTACCCATGTCCAGGGTGAAGTTCAGGTAACACTGAATGGAGGCCCGAACCCACGCACGTTGAAAAGTGCGGGGATGAGGTGTGGGTAGCGGAGAAATTCCAATCGAACCTGGAGATAGCTGGTTCTCTCCGAAATAGCTTTAGGGCTAGCCTCATGAGTAAGAGTCTTGGAGGTAGAGCACTGATTGGACTAGGGGCCCTCATCGGGTTACCGAATTCAGTCAAACTCCGAATGCCAAAGACTTATCCATGGGAGTCAGACTGCGAGTGATAAGATCCGTAGTCGAAAGGGAAACAGCCCAGACCGCCAGTTAAGGTCCCAAAGTATACGTTAAGTGGAAAAGGATGTGGAGTTGCTTAGACAACCAGGATGTTGGCTTAGAAGCAGCCACCATTTAAAGAGTGCGTAATAGCTCACTGGTCGAGTGACTCTGCGCCGAAAATGTACCGGGGCTAAACGTATCACCGAAACTGCGGAATGTCTAACGACATTGGTAGGAGAGCGTTCTAAGGGCTGTGAAGCTAGACCGTGAGGACTAGTGGAGCGCTTAGAAGTGAGAATGCCGGTATGAGTAGCGAAAGAAGGGTGAGAATCCCTTCCACCGAATGCCTAAGGTTTCCTGAGGAAGGCTCGTCCGCTCAGGGTTAGTCGGGACCTAAGCCGAGGCCGAAAGGCGTAGGCGATGGATAACAGGTTGATATTCCTGTACCACCTCACCACCGTTTGAGCAATGGGGGGACGCAGGAGGATAGGGTGAGCGCGCTGTTGGATTAGCGCGTCCAAGCAATTAGGCTGATGATGAGGCAAATCCCGTCATCGTGAAGGCTGAGTTGTGATGGCGAGGGAACTATAGTACCGAAGTCCTTGATTCCACACTGCCAAGAAAAGCCTCTAGCGAGGGGGTAGGTGCCCGTACCGCAAACCGACACAGGTAGGCGAGGAGAGAATCCTAAGGTGAGCGAGAGAACTCTCGTTAAGGAACTCGGCAAAATGACCCCGTAACTTCGGGAGAAGGGGTGCTTGTTGGGGTGTTAAAGCCCTGACAAGCCGCAGTGAAAAGGCCCAGGCGACTGTTTAGCAAAAACACAGGTCTCTGCGAAGCCGCAAGGCGAAGTATAGGGGCTGACGCCTGCCCGGTGCTGGAAGGTTAAGAGGAGGGGTTAGCGCAAGCGAAGCTCTGAATCGAAGCCCCAGTAAACGGCGGCCGTAACTATAACGGTCCTAAGGTAGCGAAATTCCTTG from Bacillus sp. HMF5848 includes these protein-coding regions:
- a CDS encoding carbon-nitrogen family hydrolase, yielding MIISCVQMDIVFGDPEENITKVQQKIEQAVNEHSPDVIVLPELWTTGYDLARLDDIADSEGLETKRVLSALAKRHSVNIVAGSIAMQHTNYSVTNTMFVFNREGEVIGEYSKLHLFKLMNEHKYLHAGNKLGMFAVEGQQAAGVICYDIRFPEWIRLHATTGATIIFVVAQWPLPRLYHWRQLLISRAIENQCYIVACNRAGKDPDNVFAGHSMVIDPWGDVLVEADAEEAIISTEINISKVKKVRDQIPIFTDRRPELY